One genomic window of Carassius auratus strain Wakin unplaced genomic scaffold, ASM336829v1 scaf_tig00216865, whole genome shotgun sequence includes the following:
- the LOC113099112 gene encoding hepatocyte cell adhesion molecule-like encodes MFKNLIFICLCSWSLAGVFGVDELKSVSVMEGDSVILHTHDTDIQKDDLIMWKFGQNNFLIAQINRKNNKSSVYDDIAGERFKDRLELDQTGSLTITNTRTTDSGLYKVTSSRSETLFNIFNLTVYGHLPIPVITIYSKKKPSSSSSSLSSSGSSASKCAFMCSLENVSDVTLSWYKGNSLLSSISVSDLSRSLSLHLECLDDFYSCVVNNPIRNQTTHLNTQLCQTCSEVCILCCGSTEAVIRLALSALVGVATVAILVYDIRSRSLQQKKKQQTSASHTD; translated from the exons ATGTTTAAGAATTTAATTTTTATCTGTTTGTGCTCATGGAGTCTGGCtg gtgtgtttggtgttgaTGAATTGAAATccgtgtcagtgatggagggagattctgtcattCTCCACACACATGATACTGATATACAGAAAGATGATCTGATAATGTGGAAATTTGGACAAAACAACTTTCTCATCGCTCAAATCAACAGAAAAAACAATAAGAGCAGTGTTTATGATGATATTGCTGGTGAGAGATTCAAAGACAGACTGgagctggatcagactggatctctgaccatcacaaacaccagaaccacagactctggactttataaagtcACCAGCAGCAGATCAGAGACACTGTTCAACATCTTCAATCTTACTGTGTATG GTCATCTGCCCATTCCTGTCATCACCATTTACtctaaaaaaaaaccttcatcttcgtcatcatcattatcatcatcaggaTCATCGGCGtccaaatgtgcatttatgtgttCGTTGGAGAATGTGAgtgatgtgactctctcctggtacaaaggaaacagtttattgtccagcatcagtgtttCTGATCTCAGCAGAAGTCTTTCTTTACATCTGGAGTGTCTGGATGATTTCTACAGCTGTGTGGtgaacaatcccatcagaaaccagaccacacatctcaacactcaactctgtcagacatgttcaG AAGTCTGTATCCTCTGTTGcggttctactgaagctgtgatccgattggctctttctgctctggtgggcgtggctactgttgCTATattggtttatgacatcagatccagaagtCTTCAACAGAAGAAGAAACAGCAGACATCAGCATCACACACTGACTAA